The Malus domestica chromosome 06, GDT2T_hap1 genome has a segment encoding these proteins:
- the LOC139187432 gene encoding octanoyltransferase LIP2p, chloroplastic-like codes for MTLVATHCVAAVPTYPIYKRQNKPPRSFSLRILSKLNQVSDVKTPQSTSYTVEPMRECECFNMYKQQVPYSQAWAWQKSIVEEKKAMIEKNDHCLDSLFVLQHCPVYTLGTASSEQFLNFDIKDPPFDVYRTERGGEVTYHGPGQIVMYPIMNLRNHKMDLHWYLRSLEEVIIRALSKTFCIKASRLEGLTGVWHGNQKLAAIGIRVNQWITYHGLAVNVNPDLTPFCWIVPCGLQGYQVGSVKSLLEEFHTSADCGRADLPDPNDGQLLDITCRSLINEFSEVFEVRINYETMSRLDLQAV; via the exons ATGACTCTTGTGGCGACTCACTGTGTTGCTGCAGTTCCAACATACCCAATCTATAAGCGTCAAAATAAACCTCCTCGGTCTTTCTCTCTGCGCATCTTATCAAAATTGAATCAAGTTTCAGATGTTAAAACTCCGCAGTCCACCTCTTATACTGTCGAGCCAATGAGAGA GTGTGAGTGCTTCAATATGTATAAGCAACAGGTTCCTTATAGTCAGGCATGGGCTTGGCAGAAGAGCATAGTTGAGGAGAAAAAAGCTATGATAGAAAAGAATGATCATTGCCTAGACTCATTGTTCGTTCTTCAGCATTGTCCTGTGTATACCTTGGGAACTGCTAGTTCAGAACAGTTCCTTAATTTTGATATCAAGGACCCACCTTTCGATGTTTATCGAACTGAACGTGGCGGCGAGGTTACATATCATGGTCCGGGTCAG ATAGTTATGTACCCTATTATGAATCTACGAAATCACAAGATGGATCTTCATTGGTACCTTAGGTCACTTGAGGAGGTGATCATCCGTGCTCTATCAAAGACATTCTGTATCAAGGCATCTCGGCTTGAGGGCCTCACTGGTGTTTGGCATG GAAACCAGAAACTGGCAGCCATTGGAATACGAGTCAACCAGTGGATAACATATCATGGCTTAGCAGTGAATGTGAACCCAGACTTGACCCCCTTTTGTTGGATCGTACCTTGTGGGTTACAAGGCTATCAGGTTGGAAGCGTTAAAAGCTTGCTTGAGGAATTTCATACATCTGCAGACTGTGGAAGAGCAGATCTACCTGATCCCAATGATGGTCAGCTACTTGATATTACTTGTAGATCTTTGATCAATGAGTTTTCTGAAGTTTTTGAGGTTAGAATCAATTATGAAACCATGTCAAGGTTGGATTTACAAGCCGTCTGA